A portion of the Micromonospora tarapacensis genome contains these proteins:
- the miaA gene encoding tRNA (adenosine(37)-N6)-dimethylallyltransferase MiaA — translation MDRGTVVAVVGPTAAGKSALSIALAHALDGEVVNADSMQLYRGMDIGTAKLTAAEREGVPHHLLDIWEVTEPASVAGYQRLARAAVDDILARGRVPLLVGGSGLYVRAVLEQFEFPGTDPAVRERLEGELAAFGPAPLHARLRAADPAAAAGILPGNGRRIVRALEVIELTGAPFTAALPEPTPYYPSVQIGVELDTALLDERIAVRVDRMWADGLVAEVRELVGRGLPEGRTASRALGYQQVLRLLAGELTEAEAHDETIRATRRFVRRQRSWFRRDPRVHWLDSADPGLVEAAVRILGEAAR, via the coding sequence ATCGACCGGGGGACCGTGGTCGCCGTGGTCGGGCCGACGGCGGCGGGCAAGTCGGCGCTGAGCATCGCCCTGGCACACGCGCTCGACGGCGAGGTGGTCAACGCCGACTCGATGCAGCTCTACCGGGGGATGGACATCGGCACGGCGAAGCTCACCGCCGCCGAACGCGAGGGCGTGCCGCACCACCTGCTCGACATCTGGGAGGTCACCGAGCCGGCCAGCGTCGCCGGGTACCAGCGGCTGGCCCGGGCCGCGGTGGACGACATCCTGGCCCGGGGCCGGGTGCCACTGCTGGTCGGCGGGTCCGGGCTGTACGTGCGGGCGGTGTTGGAGCAGTTCGAGTTTCCCGGCACCGACCCGGCGGTACGGGAGCGACTGGAAGGTGAACTGGCCGCGTTCGGTCCGGCGCCGCTGCACGCCCGACTGCGCGCGGCGGACCCGGCAGCCGCCGCCGGAATCCTGCCCGGCAACGGACGGCGCATCGTCCGGGCACTGGAGGTGATCGAGCTGACCGGCGCGCCGTTCACCGCGGCGCTGCCGGAACCCACGCCGTACTACCCGTCCGTGCAGATCGGCGTCGAGCTGGACACCGCCCTGCTCGACGAGCGGATCGCCGTGCGGGTGGACCGGATGTGGGCCGACGGGTTGGTCGCCGAGGTCCGCGAGCTGGTGGGGCGCGGCCTGCCCGAGGGCCGTACGGCCAGCCGTGCCCTCGGCTATCAGCAGGTGCTGCGCCTGCTGGCCGGCGAGCTGACCGAGGCCGAGGCGCACGACGAGACGATCCGGGCCACCCGCCGTTTCGTCCGCCGCCAGCGTTCCTGGTTCCGGCGCGACCCCCGGGTGCACTGGCTGGACTCGGCAGATCCGGGGCTGGTCGAGGCCGCCGTGCGGATCCTCGGCGAGGCTGCGCGATGA
- a CDS encoding class III extradiol ring-cleavage dioxygenase family protein produces the protein MPLVAAAVCPHPPLLVPEVAGAAASELDDLRAACDAAVARLCASGARSVLVIGAADRSADLTFPYRGSFAPWGVPLQVRLGGLPDGRVGTDGLPLSLLVGAWLLRRVPPSGTGGIGWRMATVGADEPVETCAALGARLAGNQPWALLVMGTGRPAGASGRPATPTRGPRRTTRASPGRWPRRTPRPCSAWTRPGRHN, from the coding sequence GTGCCACTGGTCGCCGCCGCCGTCTGCCCCCATCCGCCGCTGCTCGTCCCCGAGGTGGCCGGTGCCGCCGCGTCGGAGCTGGACGACCTCCGGGCCGCCTGCGACGCGGCGGTGGCCCGGCTCTGTGCCTCCGGTGCCCGCAGCGTCCTGGTGATCGGCGCCGCCGACCGCAGCGCCGACCTCACCTTCCCCTACCGGGGCAGCTTCGCGCCGTGGGGAGTGCCGCTTCAGGTGCGACTCGGCGGCCTCCCGGACGGCAGGGTCGGCACCGACGGTCTCCCGCTCAGCCTGCTCGTCGGCGCCTGGCTGCTGCGTCGGGTGCCCCCATCCGGGACCGGCGGCATCGGGTGGCGGATGGCGACCGTCGGCGCCGACGAACCGGTCGAGACGTGCGCCGCCCTCGGCGCCCGGCTCGCGGGGAACCAGCCGTGGGCCCTGCTGGTGATGGGGACGGGTCGGCCTGCCGGGGCGAGCGGGCGCCCGGCTACGCCGACCCGCGGGCCGAGGCGTACGACGAGGGCGTCGCCCGGGCGCTGGCCCAGGCGGACACCGAGGCCCTGCTCGGCCTGGACCCGGCCCGGTCGGCACAACTGA
- a CDS encoding nuclear transport factor 2 family protein, with amino-acid sequence MTESRSTLTPPADPGFVPGPDDLAALDEWFRRYDALAAAGDVEGTAELALFPLNTVTDDATGDGSARQLSRAEYVEMMGGVLGAGGDVTMESRRTPHFLTASLVVVFTDAEFTIDGATQRVHYADLLVRTGGQWRFQTMIQGGWGGQPG; translated from the coding sequence ATGACCGAGTCCCGCAGCACCCTCACCCCACCGGCCGATCCCGGATTCGTCCCAGGCCCCGACGACCTGGCCGCGCTCGACGAGTGGTTCCGGCGGTACGACGCCCTCGCCGCGGCCGGCGACGTCGAGGGCACCGCCGAGCTGGCGCTGTTCCCGCTCAACACCGTCACCGACGACGCCACGGGCGACGGCTCGGCGCGGCAACTCAGCCGAGCGGAGTACGTCGAGATGATGGGGGGCGTGCTCGGCGCGGGCGGCGACGTGACGATGGAGTCCCGGCGCACGCCACATTTCCTCACCGCGAGCCTGGTGGTGGTCTTCACCGACGCCGAGTTCACCATCGACGGGGCGACCCAGCGGGTCCACTACGCCGACCTGCTGGTCCGCACCGGCGGCCAGTGGCGGTTCCAGACGATGATCCAGGGCGGCTGGGGCGGTCAGCCCGGCTGA